The stretch of DNA GGTAAACATTTGCCTTGTGTTTTACGGTTGCGTTTTTGTATTCCATTTGTCGTTCCTTATATCAATGCTGTTTTTGATATCCACTCTCCCTCTGGAGATTGGGTAGGGCGGGTTTGAAACCCGCCCCTACTTCAATTTGCGGCCCTTGCTGGCGGCAATACGCATGCGCAGGGCGTTGAGCTTGATGAAACCTTCGGCATCACGTTGATTGTAGGCGCCCTTGTCATCTTCAAATGTCGCGATAGTCGCATCGAACAGGCTGTCGTCCGACTTGCGGCCGATGACGATAACGTTGCCTTTATAAAGCTTAAGACGCACGACACCATTCACATTTTGCTGCGAAGCATTGATCATTTCCTGCATCATCAACCGCTCCGGGCTCCACCAGTAGCCGTTGTAAATCAGGCTGGCGTAACGTGGCATCAAATCATCTTTCAGATGCGCGACTTCGCGATCCAGGGTGATGGATTCGATGGCACGATGTGATTTAAGCATAATGGTGCCACCCGGCGTTTCATAACAACCACGTGACTTCATACCGACATAACGATTTTCAACGATGTCGGCGCGGCCGATACCGTGTTTGCCGCCGAGCGTGTTCAGCGTAGCGAGAACAGTGGCCGGGCTCATTTCTTTGCCATTGATGGCGATGATGTCGCCTTTGCGATAGGTCAGTTCAATGTATTCGGCTTGGTCGGGGGCCTTTTCCGGGCTGACGCTCCAGCGCCACATATCGGCTTCGGCCTCGGT from Gammaproteobacteria bacterium encodes:
- a CDS encoding argininosuccinate synthase; protein product: MSKSSIKKVVLAYSGGLDTSIIVKWLQENYHCEVVTFTADIGQGEELEPARAKAQGMGVKEIYIDDLREEYVRDFVFPMFRANTLYEGEYLLGTSIARPLIAKRLVEIANETGADAISHGATGKGNDQVRFEMGAYALKPGVKVIAPWREWDLTSREKLMTYAEQHGIPIEMKRGKKSPYSMDANLLHISYEGGVLEDTWTEAEADMWRWSVSPEKAPDQAEYIELTYRKGDIIAINGKEMSPATVLATLNTLGGKHGIGRADIVENRYVGMKSRGCYETPGGTIMLKSHRAIESITLDREVAHLKDDLMPRYASLIYNGYWWSPERLMMQEMINASQQNVNGVVRLKLYKGNVIVIGRKSDDSLFDATIATFEDDKGAYNQRDAEGFIKLNALRMRIAASKGRKLK